The following are encoded in a window of Phocoena phocoena chromosome 2, mPhoPho1.1, whole genome shotgun sequence genomic DNA:
- the LOC136119277 gene encoding dehydrogenase/reductase SDR family member 4-like isoform X4 — MQKAGLLLRPCARTWKSVRMASSAVARRNPLENKVALVTASTDGIGFAIARRLAQDGAHVVVSSRKQQNVDRAVATLHREGLSVTGTVCHVGKGEDRERLVATAVNLHGGVDILVSNAAVMPFFGNLMDVTEEVWDKLWDDQERLESLKATMQIKRIGKPEDCAGIVSFLCSEDASYITGETVVVAGGMPSRL; from the exons ATGCAAAAGGCAGGGCTGCTGTTGCGTCCCTGTGCGCGGACGTGGAAGTCCGTGCGGATGGCCAGCTCCGCGGTGGCGCGCCGGAACCCGCTTGAGAATAAGGTGGCCCTAGTAACGGCCTCCACTGACGG GATCGGTTTCGCCATCGCCCGGCGTCTGGCCCAGGATGGGGCCCATGTGGTGGTCAGCAGCCGGAAGCAGCAGAACGTGGATCGGGCAGTGGCAACGCTGCACAGGGAGGGGCTGAGTGTGACGGGCACCGTGTGCCATGTGGGGAAGGGCGAAGACCGAGAGCGGCTGGTAGCTACG GCTGTGAACCTTCACGGGGGTGTGGACATCCTGGTCTCCAATGCTGCCGTCATGCCTTTCTTTGGAAACTTAATGGATGTCACCGAGGAGGTATGGGACAAG TTGTGGGATGACCAGGAAAGACTGGAGAGCCTAAAAGCAACCATGCAGATCAAAAG gataGGCAAGCCAGAGGACTGTGCGGGCATCGTATCTTTCCTTTGCTCCGAAGACGCCAGCTACATCACTGGGGAGACGGTGGTGGTGGCTGGAGGGATGCCATCCCGCCTCTGA
- the LOC136119277 gene encoding dehydrogenase/reductase SDR family member 4-like isoform X1 encodes MQKAGLLLRPCARTWKSVRMASSAVARRNPLENKVALVTASTDGIGFAIARRLAQDGAHVVVSSRKQQNVDRAVATLHREGLSVTGTVCHVGKGEDRERLVATAVNLHGGVDILVSNAAVMPFFGNLMDVTEEVWDKILDINVKATALITKAVVPEMEKRGGGSVVIVASVGAYRPFPGLGPYNVGKTALLGLTKNLAVELAQRNIRVNCLAPGLIKTSFSRMLWDDQERLESLKATMQIKRIGKPEDCAGIVSFLCSEDASYITGETVVVAGGMPSRL; translated from the exons ATGCAAAAGGCAGGGCTGCTGTTGCGTCCCTGTGCGCGGACGTGGAAGTCCGTGCGGATGGCCAGCTCCGCGGTGGCGCGCCGGAACCCGCTTGAGAATAAGGTGGCCCTAGTAACGGCCTCCACTGACGG GATCGGTTTCGCCATCGCCCGGCGTCTGGCCCAGGATGGGGCCCATGTGGTGGTCAGCAGCCGGAAGCAGCAGAACGTGGATCGGGCAGTGGCAACGCTGCACAGGGAGGGGCTGAGTGTGACGGGCACCGTGTGCCATGTGGGGAAGGGCGAAGACCGAGAGCGGCTGGTAGCTACG GCTGTGAACCTTCACGGGGGTGTGGACATCCTGGTCTCCAATGCTGCCGTCATGCCTTTCTTTGGAAACTTAATGGATGTCACCGAGGAGGTATGGGACAAG ATTCTGGACATTAATGTGAAGGCCACAGCCCTGATCACAAAGGCAGTGGTGCCAGAGATGGAGAAACGAgg AGGCGGCTCAGTGGTGATTGTGGCCTCTGTAGGAGCCTACAGACCATTTCCT ggCCTGGGCCCTTACAATGTTGGTAAAACAGCCTTGCTGGGCCTCACCAAGAACCTGGCCGTAGAGCTGGCCCAAAGGAACATTAGGGTGAACTGCCTGGCACCTGGACTCATCAAGACTAGCTTCAGCCGTATG TTGTGGGATGACCAGGAAAGACTGGAGAGCCTAAAAGCAACCATGCAGATCAAAAG gataGGCAAGCCAGAGGACTGTGCGGGCATCGTATCTTTCCTTTGCTCCGAAGACGCCAGCTACATCACTGGGGAGACGGTGGTGGTGGCTGGAGGGATGCCATCCCGCCTCTGA
- the LOC136119277 gene encoding dehydrogenase/reductase SDR family member 4-like isoform X2: MQKAGLLLRPCARTWKSVRMASSAVARRNPLENKVALVTASTDGIGFAIARRLAQDGAHVVVSSRKQQNVDRAVATLHREGLSVTGTVCHVGKGEDRERLVATILDINVKATALITKAVVPEMEKRGGGSVVIVASVGAYRPFPGLGPYNVGKTALLGLTKNLAVELAQRNIRVNCLAPGLIKTSFSRMLWDDQERLESLKATMQIKRIGKPEDCAGIVSFLCSEDASYITGETVVVAGGMPSRL; the protein is encoded by the exons ATGCAAAAGGCAGGGCTGCTGTTGCGTCCCTGTGCGCGGACGTGGAAGTCCGTGCGGATGGCCAGCTCCGCGGTGGCGCGCCGGAACCCGCTTGAGAATAAGGTGGCCCTAGTAACGGCCTCCACTGACGG GATCGGTTTCGCCATCGCCCGGCGTCTGGCCCAGGATGGGGCCCATGTGGTGGTCAGCAGCCGGAAGCAGCAGAACGTGGATCGGGCAGTGGCAACGCTGCACAGGGAGGGGCTGAGTGTGACGGGCACCGTGTGCCATGTGGGGAAGGGCGAAGACCGAGAGCGGCTGGTAGCTACG ATTCTGGACATTAATGTGAAGGCCACAGCCCTGATCACAAAGGCAGTGGTGCCAGAGATGGAGAAACGAgg AGGCGGCTCAGTGGTGATTGTGGCCTCTGTAGGAGCCTACAGACCATTTCCT ggCCTGGGCCCTTACAATGTTGGTAAAACAGCCTTGCTGGGCCTCACCAAGAACCTGGCCGTAGAGCTGGCCCAAAGGAACATTAGGGTGAACTGCCTGGCACCTGGACTCATCAAGACTAGCTTCAGCCGTATG TTGTGGGATGACCAGGAAAGACTGGAGAGCCTAAAAGCAACCATGCAGATCAAAAG gataGGCAAGCCAGAGGACTGTGCGGGCATCGTATCTTTCCTTTGCTCCGAAGACGCCAGCTACATCACTGGGGAGACGGTGGTGGTGGCTGGAGGGATGCCATCCCGCCTCTGA
- the LOC136119277 gene encoding dehydrogenase/reductase SDR family member 4-like isoform X6, producing the protein MQKAGLLLRPCARTWKSVRMASSAVARRNPLENKVALVTASTDGIGFAIARRLAQDGAHVVVSSRKQQNVDRAVATLHREGLSVTGTVCHVGKGEDRERLVATAVNLHGGVDILVSNAAVMPFFGNLMDVTEEVWDKRRLSGDCGLCRSLQTISFVG; encoded by the exons ATGCAAAAGGCAGGGCTGCTGTTGCGTCCCTGTGCGCGGACGTGGAAGTCCGTGCGGATGGCCAGCTCCGCGGTGGCGCGCCGGAACCCGCTTGAGAATAAGGTGGCCCTAGTAACGGCCTCCACTGACGG GATCGGTTTCGCCATCGCCCGGCGTCTGGCCCAGGATGGGGCCCATGTGGTGGTCAGCAGCCGGAAGCAGCAGAACGTGGATCGGGCAGTGGCAACGCTGCACAGGGAGGGGCTGAGTGTGACGGGCACCGTGTGCCATGTGGGGAAGGGCGAAGACCGAGAGCGGCTGGTAGCTACG GCTGTGAACCTTCACGGGGGTGTGGACATCCTGGTCTCCAATGCTGCCGTCATGCCTTTCTTTGGAAACTTAATGGATGTCACCGAGGAGGTATGGGACAAG AGGCGGCTCAGTGGTGATTGTGGCCTCTGTAGGAGCCTACAGACCATTTCCT TTGTGGGATGA
- the LOC136119277 gene encoding dehydrogenase/reductase SDR family member 4-like isoform X3 gives MQKAGLLLRPCARTWKSVRMASSAVARRNPLENKVALVTASTDGIGFAIARRLAQDGAHVVVSSRKQQNVDRAVATLHREGLSVTGTVCHVGKGEDRERLVATILDINVKATALITKAVVPEMEKRGGGSVVIVASVGAYRPFPLWDDQERLESLKATMQIKRIGKPEDCAGIVSFLCSEDASYITGETVVVAGGMPSRL, from the exons ATGCAAAAGGCAGGGCTGCTGTTGCGTCCCTGTGCGCGGACGTGGAAGTCCGTGCGGATGGCCAGCTCCGCGGTGGCGCGCCGGAACCCGCTTGAGAATAAGGTGGCCCTAGTAACGGCCTCCACTGACGG GATCGGTTTCGCCATCGCCCGGCGTCTGGCCCAGGATGGGGCCCATGTGGTGGTCAGCAGCCGGAAGCAGCAGAACGTGGATCGGGCAGTGGCAACGCTGCACAGGGAGGGGCTGAGTGTGACGGGCACCGTGTGCCATGTGGGGAAGGGCGAAGACCGAGAGCGGCTGGTAGCTACG ATTCTGGACATTAATGTGAAGGCCACAGCCCTGATCACAAAGGCAGTGGTGCCAGAGATGGAGAAACGAgg AGGCGGCTCAGTGGTGATTGTGGCCTCTGTAGGAGCCTACAGACCATTTCCT TTGTGGGATGACCAGGAAAGACTGGAGAGCCTAAAAGCAACCATGCAGATCAAAAG gataGGCAAGCCAGAGGACTGTGCGGGCATCGTATCTTTCCTTTGCTCCGAAGACGCCAGCTACATCACTGGGGAGACGGTGGTGGTGGCTGGAGGGATGCCATCCCGCCTCTGA
- the LOC136119277 gene encoding dehydrogenase/reductase SDR family member 4-like isoform X5, whose product MQKAGLLLRPCARTWKSVRMASSAVARRNPLENKVALVTASTDGIGFAIARRLAQDGAHVVVSSRKQQNVDRAVATLHREGLSVTGTVCHVGKGEDRERLVATLWDDQERLESLKATMQIKRIGKPEDCAGIVSFLCSEDASYITGETVVVAGGMPSRL is encoded by the exons ATGCAAAAGGCAGGGCTGCTGTTGCGTCCCTGTGCGCGGACGTGGAAGTCCGTGCGGATGGCCAGCTCCGCGGTGGCGCGCCGGAACCCGCTTGAGAATAAGGTGGCCCTAGTAACGGCCTCCACTGACGG GATCGGTTTCGCCATCGCCCGGCGTCTGGCCCAGGATGGGGCCCATGTGGTGGTCAGCAGCCGGAAGCAGCAGAACGTGGATCGGGCAGTGGCAACGCTGCACAGGGAGGGGCTGAGTGTGACGGGCACCGTGTGCCATGTGGGGAAGGGCGAAGACCGAGAGCGGCTGGTAGCTACG TTGTGGGATGACCAGGAAAGACTGGAGAGCCTAAAAGCAACCATGCAGATCAAAAG gataGGCAAGCCAGAGGACTGTGCGGGCATCGTATCTTTCCTTTGCTCCGAAGACGCCAGCTACATCACTGGGGAGACGGTGGTGGTGGCTGGAGGGATGCCATCCCGCCTCTGA